One Nicotiana sylvestris chromosome 12, ASM39365v2, whole genome shotgun sequence genomic window carries:
- the LOC138883829 gene encoding uncharacterized protein produces the protein MAVTTRSGRCGDVNASKQKQVLDKGVELREDEVPLVVEDVVKNNGNEKVRIDIQEAEVETQDDVNPSREHVVDMPEPVVPKAKAPLPRPPPPYPQRLAKQKNENQFKKFIDMMKSLSINVHLVEAFEQMPGYAKFMKDLVTKKRSMECETIKMTHQVSAIVHSMAPKLEEPGAFTIPCTIGSANFAKALCDLGASINLIPYSIFKTLGIRQPRATSMRLQIANRSMKRPLGIIDDVLVRVDKFILPTDFVILDCEVDYKVPIILGRPFLATGKALVDVEAWNSPSE, from the coding sequence atggcggtaacaacaagaagtgggagatgcggtgatgtgaatgcctccaaacaaaagcaagttTTGGATAAGGGTGTTGAGTTGcgagaagatgaagttcctttggtagttgaagatgtggttaaGAATAATGGGAACGAGAAAGTGAGGATCGACATTCAAGaggccgaggtggaaactcaagatgatgtgaacccgtctagggaacacgtagtagacatgccggagccggttgtgcctaaagccaaggcacctttgccaaggccacctccgccTTATCCTCAGAGACTCGCaaagcagaaaaatgaaaatcagttcaaaaagttcattgacatgatgaagagcctatCTATCAATGTGCATTTGGTGGAGGCGtttgaacaaatgccgggatatgccaaatttatgaaggacttggtgacaaaaaaGCGGTCTATGGaatgtgaaactatcaagatgactcaccaagttagtgctatagtgcattcaatggccccgaaacTTGAAGAGCCTGGTGCTTTCACCAtcccttgcaccattgggagtgcgaacTTTGCTAAGGccctatgtgatttgggggctagtatcaatttgattccCTACTcaatcttcaagactttgggtattaggCAACCTAGggcgacttccatgagattacaaatagCGAATCgatcgatgaagagaccattgggtattattgatgatgtgcttgtccgggtggacaaatttatcttgccaactGACTTTGTAATTTTGGACTGTGAAGTGGATTATAAAGTCCCAATCATATTGGGGAGGCCGTTCCTTGCAACagggaaggccttggttgatgtggaagcatggAACTCACCTTCCGAGTAG
- the LOC138883828 gene encoding uncharacterized protein, with protein MHKIILEDDAKPSLEHQRRLNEAMQEVVKKEVIKWLDAGVVYPISDSSWTLPVQCVPKKGGMTMVTNSQNELIPTRTVTGWRRCMMAIFTDMVEDILEVFMDDFSIVGDSFDECLKNLDRVLARCEETNLVLNWEKCHLMWKRG; from the exons atgcacaagattatcttggaagatgatgcaaagccttccttggagcatcaaagaagattgaacgaggcaatgcaagaagttgtaaaaaaggaggtgatcaagtggttggatgctggggttgtgtaccccatctctgacaGCTCGTGGACtttgccggtgcaatgtgtaccaaagaagggtggcatgaccatgGTTACAAATTCtcagaatgagttgattcctaccagaactgtcactggttggagg cggtgtatgatggccattttcactgatatggtggaagacattttggaggtgttcatggacgactttagtattGTGggagattcatttgatgagtgcttgaagaatcttgatagagttttggcccgatgtgaagaaaccaatcttgttctcaattgggagaaatgccacttaaTGTGGAAGAGGggatag
- the LOC104213127 gene encoding probable WRKY transcription factor 70 encodes MEPENYTQSRLEKVTEKLNRGRELTRRLREMIKKPEARAGDGSVILTEELVGKIMSSFSETLSILRSNECSEVSQILKSTEDSSGSCKTSSLKDRRGHYKRRKTLETTINETSTLVDDGHAWRKYGQKHILNAKYPRNYFRCTNKFDQGCEANKQVQRIQENPPLFRVTYYGHHTCKTFPKVSQMICDSPTDEDSSVLLNFNSTSNHHHFLDLMEGTVDFVDLSFEF; translated from the exons ATGGAGCCTGAAAATTACACACAGTCTCGTCTGGAAAAGGTAACGGAAAAGTTGAATCGCGGCCGGGAACTCACGCGCCGGCTAAGAGAAATGATAAAGAAACCTGAAGCACGCGCCGGAGATGGATCTGTAATATTGACCGAGGAATTGGTGGGGAAAATcatgagttcattttctgagacTTTATCGATACTAAGATCTAACGAATGCAGCGAAGTTTCTCAAATTCTGAAGTCGACTGAAGACTCAAGTGGTAGTTGCAAGACTTCGTCACTGAAAGATCGACGAGGACACTACAAAAGAAG GAAAACTTTAGAGACAACCATTAACGAAACCTCAACTTTAGTGGATGATGGCCATGCATGGAGAAAATATGGTCAGAAGCACATTCTCAATGCCAAATATCCAAG GAACTACTTTAGGTGCACTAATAAATTTGATCAAGGATGCGAAGCAAACAAACAGGTGCAAAGAATTCAAGAAAATCCGCCACTATTTCGAGTCACGTACTATGGTCATCACACATGCAAAACTTTTCCTAAGGTTTCTCAAATGATCTGTGATTCACCAACTGATGAAGATTCTTCAGTTCTACTTAACTTTAATTCTACCAGTAATCATCACCATTTTTTGGATTTGATGGAGGGAACTGTTGATTTTGTGGATTTATCTTTTGAATTTTAA